The nucleotide sequence gagccagagccttccgtttcctcttctgatttttggatctcgcagggtttccctcctccatccccccttccctcttccactagggcctaatcaacaggtatcttagcattacaatggggaaaattccacagagaaaagagaTAATCAACCCCCAATAGAGAGTATCCCAGAGAATGAAAGTCTAATTGATTAGTGATCCTCAAGAGTCAAATTCTAGCATGCACAATTCCAAATGCTCTGAGTTATCTCTAATTGGTACTGAGGGTCCCAAAATGTCACAGTTAGATGAACCAACTTCAGTGTTAATATACAGACTCTGTGGCCGTATCATACTTCATTATAATAATCACCTGCCCTAGCAATAAGCCTAGGGGTTATAGATATATTCTGAACAGGATAGACATCAATAAAATTAAACCACTTGCTATATAACAAAATACAACAGGTGCAGCTGATACAGTGGGAAACTATCCCCTATTTTACTTAGACCTATTGTATTCAATTGACACTTCAATATTGAATGAACTGTTGTCTGAGTAGGTTTCCTCTCTCAGTGTTTTTACCATATTAGCTAAGCAATATCCTGAGACTTTGCAATCCCAGTTATTGCCTGAAGACAGGAAGATGCCACTGTTCCCCTCTATGTATGTGGAGAATCCCTAGGGTATCAGTGCATACAGCCATGAATGGGGGGAAAGAAGCCCTTTCCAGACTTGAATGCTAAAGCAACTTTACTAGTTACTGCACATTCAAGTTTGATATCAAACATCTTCCTGCTTAAGGTCTGTACTGTGGAGTAATTATAGCAGATTTGCTCTAAATAAATTGAAGAGGCTGAAGTGCTCAGCTATTGCAGCAATGGAAATCACATGTGCACCTACCTGATCATTGAAACAAACATTCTGACTGAGACAAATTTGGAGGAATCACAATTTGCCACACTAAAACACAGATTTTAGCAGTAAAGCCACTTAATCAGCAGAAATGTTAGGTAGTAAATTTTCCATTATTAGAGTCTTTACAGTCAAAACATGCTGGTCCAAGTGAGGCAAGCAATTACTGGGAGTGAAGCCGGGTAACACAGGGAAGTGCTCTAATCTTAGTGCTACAGGAGGCTAAAATTGATGGTGACTGTGTTCTCTTCTGGATTGGTCTATAGGTCCTTTGGGAATAAACTGGAGCCTCTTAAATAAAAAGGCAGAGGAGCCCGCCTGCATTGTGGGCAGAGGAATTAACAATCTGCATGTAATACAAATAGCTCTGCACAATCTagtgaaattaaattttcatgtgGATTAATTTTTCCCTCTAATTCAATTTCAGCTACATATCTAAATGTGTTACTTTGAACATTGGCTGGGGTGGAACTAAGTGTTGGGAGGAAAAATGCATTCATAGTTATTATCACATCCCAGTCTGGTAGCTGGGGCATCCTGATCAGAAAGACACATTTAGCATAAAAATCCTTGACTAAGCTTCTATTTAATTAGAAAGGTCATAGTTCACAGTACCTTGGAGAGCAGTGAGGAGTGCTGTTCCTCAAGGGTCAGTACTGGGACTGGAGCTTTTCATTACCTTTGGTGGTGACAGGGAcacaccctcagcaagtttacCAGCAACcttcagctgtgtgctctggttGAAGTGTgaagggatctggacaggctcGAGAGTGGGGCCTGTGCAAACCTCATAAAGTGAACTTTATGGTTCTGCATTAAAATACAGGCTGGGTGGAGAATAGATTCAAAGCAGCCCTGAGGACAAGGACTTGGGAGTGTTGGTGGACAAGAAGCACAACACGACCCACCAATGTGCACTGGCAGCCCAGAAAGCAAAACTTATCCTGGGCTGCATGtaaagcagcactgccagcagggcAAGAGTGGGGATTCTCACCCTCTGCTCCAGTCCtgtgagatcccacctggagcactgcatccagctccgGGGTCTCCAGGACAGGAAGGACATCGACCTattggagaaagtccagaggagagaacctctcctatgaggaaaagctgaggtaGTTGTGGTTGTTCGGTCTGGAGAAGAAGGAGACCTTACAGCAGCATCCCAGTACCTGGGACCTGCAAGAGTGATGGAGAGGGACATTTTGTAAGGACATGGAGTGATACAaggggtggtgaggcactggaaaaggctgcccTGAGAAGCCATGGATGCCTCATCTCTGGAGGTATTCAAGGCCAGATTAAATGAGGCtcggagcaacctggtctagagaAAGGTATTGAGGACACCAAATACAAAGACTGggacaagatgatctttaaggtcccttccaacccaaaccattctatgaatATCTTCAACACTGCACTGACCCTGTATCAATATTAGATGATGAAACTCAAATGTCTCAAATTTCTCAAATTCTGTCTTTTCCTGTCAGCAGAAGGTGATGGACGCATGCAGCAAAAATTATATAAAGGTGTCCAGAAAGGAGAGTGGAATGTCATCGGAGACAGCAATTTGCATTTGGGTGTCACTAGAGAGTATGACTGCAGGGGCAGACTTCCAGTCCTGTAAGGCAGCCTGGAGTTTTTGTTCCCTTCTTGTGTATTTTGGATGTCTTGTACAGTTAGCTAGGCCTCAAGAGCTACTTTGCCTTAGCCTAATGGCTATGGACCTCAGGCCATTCCTCTGGTTGCTTGGTGAACTCTCTCTGTACCCGTAGAGAAAAGGACCTTGAAGATTCATTGGCCTTCATTGGCATTTATGGTCCATAAAAATGTGGCATGGAGAAATAGCAGTTGCCAGGAGAGGTCAGTATGGAGGTGTCTGAGGCAGGAAGGCTGGTTACTCATGGAAGAGGACTGTAGGAGGTGATATGTAACGGTAATTACACGTATTCCTTGACAAGCTAAGAAGCTTAGTGAATAAGATACCTTTCCTGTTCTGCTGTCCACACATTATTCCCAGTTCCTAAAAGGGTTGGAATCCTACTAGCTGTGTTGCTGCAGACTTTCAGGCACTGAGGTGCCATTCAGAGCTGTGTGGCATCAATCACAAGCATTGAGACAGATAGAAAACCACTGAAAGTCAAGCTGTGAGCTCCTGCAAATCTcctttacaaaagaaaaaaaaataataataaaagggAATTGAGAAAAAGTGGCATTGGATATTTAGGCACAAAAGGATCATTTTCCCAAAACTAAACAAAGGCAGGTTTTCAGTTTTAAACACAAGGGGTAGTGGAAGGCTGGGTAGAAGTTTAGAGCTTGTATGCAAGATGTAACTAAAAGCAAAAGGACATGGTCAAGATGCTGAGGTCAGGGAATATGGAAGTATGGGACCAAATTACTGGAGAAACTGCCAAGTGCAAGCTCTGATGGCAAGGGTGGATTGAAGGAAGGGAGGATGTTTTTTTATATTGAACTAGTCAGTGATCATCTAGAAACAAATATACTGAAGAGTCTTTCAAGACCAGTTTCCAGCGCTGTCCCCCTTTTTTGTTTCCCTGGCCAGGCGGATGTTCCCTGTTTTGAAGATCAGTGTGTCAGGCTTGGATCCAAATGCCATGTACTCTTTCCTGCTGGACTTTGCTCCAACTGATGGCCACCGCTGGAAGTACGTCAATGGAGAGTGGGTGCCAGCTGGGAAACCAGAGCCACCAAACCACAGCTGTGTCTACATCCACCCAGACTCTCCCAACTTTGGGGCCCATTGGATGAAATCTGCAGTTTCCTTCAGCAAAGTCAAACTTACCAACAAGCTCAATGGGAGTGGGCAAGTATGGCCTGATGTTTCCACATCACCTCTTGGCTTCAATTGCAAGCACCTACCAATCAAGAAATATCAAGGGTGCATTTATATAATTATAGAAGCCCTTACAGGCCTCTTCACCCACAGATGCCAATTATTCTCTGAAGGCCAAATGTAAACATGGATAAACAGGCCTTAATTGGCACTTTCAGATTTTAATGGACTTCTTGATATTAAGAGAGACAGAGTGCTGTGGTTTACTTAATCGTCAGGGGTCTTTTCAGAGTTGGTCTCGTGTGCTGGGGATTTTTACATAGGACTTCAgagaaagggggggaaaatggCCATGAGTATTAGGTTTTTGTTGTGTTCCCCAATGTTGTTTGGTGTAAGTGGAATGTTGGCAGGAGTCAGATGGCAGAATAAAAGGCTGCTCCtaaatgaaataattactaTGTCTGCTTCTGCATCATGATAATTATCAATATTCTATTGAATCAGCTTTGGCCTTTGGAAAGAAATCACGTGTACCAGACAGAAATAAGTGACTTTCTCTTTGAACCCCTTAAAatgcaaacaggaaaattagttttgtttcatattttatttttgatgatGCGTCTAAAGGCAAAATGTTACACAAGACCTTTTGTTCGCTTGTTTTGTACAAAACTCCTACGGTGGATGATACTTGTCAGCCCAGAATCAATTTCTTTCATGCAAATGTTATATATTCTCAGTCTGTTTTTTCCATTAGGTTTGTGAGGTACCTCCATAAGCTTAATGCTCTAATGAGGTAGGAAAATATCTCAGGTTTTGCAGATTGGAGAACAGTAAGATGATCTGACTTTTCCTTAGTCATATGTGGAACCAGCACAAGAGAATTATTGTAGAGCATAGATCAGGATCTGAATTCAAAAATGCTTGTCTTGTGTCCAGGATCTCAGAAAAACCAAAAGCCTCAGAAAAGTATGCATGGGGGTAAAAAAGCTACAGGAAACTTGGAGGGTTAAAGAGTCCCTGGGGAATAAAACGGGGGAACattatgtatatgtatgtgaaggagaataaaataatagaaaacaggagaggaaaagataTATGATAAACAGAACCCAAACAAAAGGTACTAAATAGCAAATGACTGAAgcttcctttgctttcttttgaaatCACGACCACAGTGTTAAAGTAAACCAGGTCCCCACTCTGTGCTTCATCTGCCCTTTCTGTGTTGGTATTAGAAAGTAATTGGATTAACAGTGCTTTATGCTAATAGCTGTGTTCTTTCTTTCACATATATATAGGTATGTATGTATACATcacttttcaaaatacaaattaaaaaaaagaatatttttcttgcacTTGAGCCAATTAAAGGACCAAATAGACTTCCTGGAATCAATGCTATTCACAGCTTTTAGTGCCAGGTTGGACAATCTGCCAAGGCTTGTTTAGATACACTTCATCTTGCCCAGAGAGGAGACTGGGTGACTGCCTTAGCTTCCTCCTGCCACTTTTTCTGTGATGGTGATTGTGAGTCTTCCAGACAGCAGAAGCAGGACAGGGAGTGCCCCCGAGCTGCTTCAGCAGCCTCTAATGCTGAGGGCCATAGCTTCTAACACAAATACTCACTGAttctgctgcatccaaagccttaAATACAGTCCAGTGAAGTCTCATTCTGTTCAGCCCTGTGGTTATTGCAGGGGAGGAAGGTACCTGCCCTCCTGCTTCAGCAATCACTGGCTGGGGAGATTCAGCAGtgtcagctgctctgcctgaggGTGGCTCTGAGGTaccagggtggcactgggggctgtctctctgttttgtttcctgcagaTAATGCTGAACTCCCTGCACAAATATGAGCCCCAGGTGCACATAGTTCGTGTAGGAGGCCCCCACCGGATGGTGATGAACTGCTCCTTCCCTGAGACCCAATTCATAGCAGTGACTGCCTACCAGAATGAAGAGGTAGGCGGGTGCCACACTGTGCTCTGGTCACCACTGAGGAGATCTGTTAGAAGCTGATTAACTACAAGACCAACTTGTCTGTCTCTTGTTTCCCCGCCAGTCTCATGCAGCATAATAGTCGATCCAGTCTAATGCTCTGTCTTTTCTCTGCAGTAGAACTTTGACTAATCTAGTGTCTGGCTCCAGTGCTAAGCCAGGTTTAGATTAATATacttccacagctgctccagacTGGTCCATCTGTCCCAGCATTCCAGTCctctactggaaaaaaaaaaagccaaacagtcCTTCAGTTAAGTCCAATATCTTTCTCCAGCAATAACTGATAGTTATAATGACAACCCTATCTCTCCATGTTCCCTGTAACACATTCAACTGCAGAACAACACAATACTTTATGGGAAATTTTCTGCCCTTGAGGGATATTTTAGATTGTGAGAATTGCTAACTCCTGTGCCACATCCCTTAGCCAATGCTGCTGTGGATTTTACTCATTCCTGATAGGAATTCAGTGTTTAAACCCTCTTGACAGGGTCCACCTTTCCACCAGATTTACCAGGCTGCCCCATCTGATGTTTTTCCTCTGGCACTGCTCAGTACACAGCAAAGCTGTCTCCTACCCAGCCCTGGAAAGCATCAAGTGTGGGGATGTATTTTAGGCTAACCCAGGCAGTTCCACTCAGATTACTCTGGAGGATGTCTTGTCGAGTTTCTATTTCAAATTGCCTTCACTAACGTGTCTTATTTTCTGTAAACTCAAGATAACAGCTCTCAAAATCAAGTATAATCCCTTTGCCAAAGCCTTCCTGGATGCAAAGGAAAGGTGAgttcatattttgtttttttgatcTGGTAGCTTTTTGCTGCTGATATGGTTAAAATAGTGACTTGCCACATGAAAGATTAATTACATAACTGAATCTAGTTTCTGCTGTCTTAAATTCAGAGTCACTCCAATGATATTATTAGGGAAGCTGTATAATTATTGCCACAGGTGTTCAGGTGGGTAAACATGCTCTTGGGGATCCTGGCACCTATCTCTGTCTACACAGAAAGCCTGAAATGAGATGGTTTAGCTTCCCCAGTTGTGTTATACCCCACATATGTTCACTACAGTGAACTTGCACTCCAGTGAATCCTGTAATTTGATAGGTCAGGGAGAAAAATGTTAACTGCAGATGTCAAAAAGTGTAGCTGAAGTGAAATTACAGTGTAACTGTAATGTAACTGCACTGCTTTGGTAAGTAACTATCACTGCTTTATTAAGTCTGTGTGATAATTTATGATGGGTTTATTAAAGTCAAGAGGTCAGAGATTCTTCCGTAAGAAATTAATTCGAATTTATCTTGCAAAATTTTCTTGCATCACCCATGTCTATGCACAGTGGCATCCCAGTGATGCATAACAGCACataatttctaattaattttgtttggaCCTCCTTATCTTCTGACATGTGAAGTATTCCATGTACCTGGAGGAAAATCTGCATTTCGTTTCATTCCTCCCACCACTTAAGAAGCTGCTGTGTCTCAGTGTTAGGGTTgccagctggggaagggagagtTCTGCcttcagctttcctgcaagcaggAATGGTGGCCACAGGTAGATTTAAAATTCCAGGTTCAACTCCCAAATATGGCACAAATTTAGGAACATATTTGTTTGTGTTATCAAACAAAGGCTCCTGCTTCCTTTATGGTAAAACATAGGAAGGTCTACAGCTGCCTAGCAAGGATAAAGAGGGatttcccacctttttttctcccttctccatTTTTGTACTGAACAGTTATGGTTATAACTTTTGCAATTTTTCAAAAAGAACACTTACCACTAAgtattttacttttcagaaaCCATTCTAAGGATGCTCCAGAGACAGTCTCTGAAGGTCAACATATGACATATTCGCACTGTAAGGTTTTTATTTATGTCAGCTGCAAGTTTTGTGAGATATGATGGGCTCTGGGAACCTGGGCCTTGCTTAACTGGTTCATACCAGTCACTTACTGAGTCCTGAACCCTGTTCATAGAGAAggatcctttaaaaaaataaggagaTTGAAGGGATCTCACGATAGGAAATAATGTGAGAGGTCCTGCAAAGGGATCATTTTCCATACAATCCAGTCTTTCAATATTAAAAGGAATCTAAAATCAAGATGATATATGATATTTCTAGGGCTTTATTAcccttttttttgtatttgtgaatTCTTCTGTCACctacaaaattacttttcttaagtaaacagataaaaaaatgaGGGGGAGCAGAGGTTGCACTTGTTTTGTTGATAGTTAttctttcatttgttctttAATGTTTGTGACATTTTCTGGTTGCTTTCACTTCTTGTTTTTAGAGTTGGTGGGCCAAGGGCGAGTTGGTATTTTTTGTCAGTTGTTTCACAGACAAGTGTCCTGGAACCTGCTTGTTATTTCTGAGGCGCAGCTGATTCTGCAAGAAGTCTGGTTATTTCTTACTTGTATTGTAGCACTTTAATGCAGCAATAGTAACAgttttgttctctcttttgCCTCTGAGTGGGGGGCTGGTTGATTTCCAACCCAGACCTAGCATGTGCCTCGGGAAGCTCTAATTACCAGTACAGTGGACCTTTGCCTCGGCCTGCTCCGCAGGCTCCCCACAGCTGCGAGAGACACTCAGCCCTGCGAGGCCATCGGGCTGCTCCATACCCACCCTCCTACACGCAGAGGAATCACTCCCCTACAGGTATTCCTGGAGcactgctttgctgcctctgcctgcctgccccttGCCTTAGGTTAGCGCAAGCCCTGGAGCAAGCCTGGGCTGAGGCTAAGAAAGAGCATGGGGAGTCTCTGGAACAACCTGCGCAGAACCCTTTGTGCACCCACGGTGACTGAGGCAGCAAAACAAGGGATACCAAGACCTGGTACCTACTGCACTCTTAATGATAAATGAAAGTGTATGATCCAGCTTTCACTACTGTTTCCAGTTACATAAAAAGAGCATTGCAGGTCTCCTTTTGATGTCCTGCCATAATGCAG is from Cinclus cinclus chromosome 2, bCinCin1.1, whole genome shotgun sequence and encodes:
- the TBX19 gene encoding T-box transcription factor TBX19 isoform X1 — translated: MADLGCKKPSDCTVSRLLSIVESELQAGRDKGDPTEKQLQIVLEDATLWQKFREVTNEMIVTKNGRRMFPVLKISVSGLDPNAMYSFLLDFAPTDGHRWKYVNGEWVPAGKPEPPNHSCVYIHPDSPNFGAHWMKSAVSFSKVKLTNKLNGSGQIMLNSLHKYEPQVHIVRVGGPHRMVMNCSFPETQFIAVTAYQNEEITALKIKYNPFAKAFLDAKERNHSKDAPETVSEGQHMTYSHSPQAPHSCERHSALRGHRAAPYPPSYTQRNHSPTVNLLESSSNNLQVFSGHDSWTLPSSPHTNLLSLPHTKGGTSPGPSHYPCLWTVSNSAVNVANPGRELNSSPPSMFLRGNVPLSAASSVQIPLQGMMSGSMETQGEGTFTRLSDSAWTSSHSF
- the TBX19 gene encoding T-box transcription factor TBX19 isoform X2; the protein is MADLGCKKPSDCTVSRLLSIVESELQAGRDKGDPTEKQLQIVLEDATLWQKFREVTNEMIVTKNGRRMFPVLKISVSGLDPNAMYSFLLDFAPTDGHRWKYVNGEWVPAGKPEPPNHSCVYIHPDSPNFGAHWMKSAVSFSKVKLTNKLNGSGQIMLNSLHKYEPQVHIVRVGGPHRMVMNCSFPETQFIAVTAYQNEEITALKIKYNPFAKAFLDAKERNHSKDAPETVSEGQHMTYSHLGGWLISNPDLACASGSSNYQYSGPLPRPAPQAPHSCERHSALRGHRAAPYPPSYTQRNHSPTVNLLESSSNNLQVFSGHDSWTLPSSPHTNLLSLPHTKGGTSPGPSHYPCLWTVSNSAVNVANPGRELNSSPPSMFLRGNVPLSAASSVQIPLQGMMSGSMETQGEGTFTRLSDSAWTSSHSF